In the Pyrolobus fumarii 1A genome, one interval contains:
- a CDS encoding bifunctional nuclease family protein: protein MPPPPGRDVNLLVEDVQPRVTNAGWILEFRLEDGRIFRLYGIPPEVASAVHKMKEGTSYTMYANRESVFDALVDLKDFIKDLLDRLTRVVINEFNHDTGLYTAVIEFDLGGITLRKKMIPSHAIYLALLAEKPIYVSKRLVDEQERLHAAILEELEELEESEEEEEEEEEF, encoded by the coding sequence TTGCCGCCACCACCGGGCAGAGACGTCAACCTACTAGTAGAGGATGTACAACCACGCGTGACAAACGCAGGCTGGATACTAGAGTTCCGACTAGAAGATGGTCGCATATTCCGGTTGTACGGTATACCGCCAGAAGTAGCAAGCGCAGTCCATAAAATGAAAGAGGGCACAAGTTATACCATGTACGCGAATCGAGAGAGCGTGTTTGACGCACTTGTAGACTTAAAGGACTTCATAAAGGATCTTCTAGACCGACTAACACGCGTAGTAATAAACGAGTTCAACCACGACACCGGACTCTACACAGCCGTAATTGAGTTCGACCTAGGCGGCATAACACTACGCAAAAAGATGATACCGAGCCATGCAATCTATCTTGCACTACTAGCGGAGAAGCCGATATACGTCTCAAAGAGGCTCGTGGATGAACAAGAGAGACTACACGCCGCAATACTAGAAGAGCTCGAGGAGCTTGAAGAATCTGAGGAAGAAGAGGAGGAGGAAGAAGAATTCTAA
- a CDS encoding 30S ribosomal protein S7, with product MSSAGQATQLEPKPEEPKLFGKWSFEGIEIRDPGLKRYICLKPVWLPHTGGRHEHRRFGKAEVPVVERLINKLMRPGRNMGKKHLAYNIVKHAFEIIYLKTGENPIQVLIRAIENAAPREDVTRIMYGGITYFVAVDVSPQRRVDVALKHLTEGARMCAFNNPRPIEECLADEIIAAANNDSRSYAIRKKEEIERIALSSR from the coding sequence ATGTCTAGTGCGGGTCAAGCCACGCAGCTTGAGCCCAAGCCCGAGGAGCCAAAGCTCTTTGGCAAGTGGAGCTTCGAGGGCATAGAGATTCGCGACCCAGGTTTAAAGAGGTATATCTGTCTTAAGCCTGTATGGTTGCCTCATACTGGCGGGCGTCACGAGCATAGAAGGTTTGGCAAGGCAGAGGTGCCTGTCGTAGAGAGGTTGATAAACAAGCTAATGAGGCCCGGCAGGAACATGGGTAAGAAGCACCTCGCTTATAACATAGTTAAGCATGCGTTTGAGATAATCTACCTTAAGACTGGTGAAAATCCGATACAGGTTCTGATACGTGCTATCGAGAATGCTGCTCCACGTGAGGATGTCACGCGTATCATGTACGGTGGTATAACTTACTTCGTTGCTGTCGACGTCTCGCCGCAGAGACGTGTTGATGTAGCACTTAAGCATCTGACGGAAGGTGCAAGGATGTGCGCATTCAACAACCCAAGGCCTATTGAAGAGTGTCTAGCTGACGAGATCATAGCGGCTGCTAACAACGACTCGAGGAGCTATGCTATACGCAAGAAAGAGGAGATAGAGCGTATAGCTCTAAGCTCACGCTAA
- the tuf gene encoding translation elongation factor EF-1 subunit alpha, which translates to MSEKKPHLNLIVIGHVDHGKSTLVGHLLYRLGYIDEKTMKQLEEEAKKRGKESFKFAWILDKLKEERERGVTIDLSFMKFETKKYYFTIIDAPGHRDFVKNMITGASQADAALLVVSARKGEFEAGMSPEGQTREHLILAKTMGIEQLIVAVNKMDATEPAWSKERYEQIVNVLKKFMKTLGYKVDQIPFIPVSAWTGDNLIERSPNMPWYNGPTLVEALDMLQPPKKPVDKPLRIPIQNVYSIPGVGTVPVGRVETGVLKVGDKVVFMPPGVVGEVRSIEMHHVRLDQAEPGDNIGFNVRGVSKKDVKRGDVAGHVDNPPTVAEEFTAKVFVIWHPTAIAPGYTPVVHAHTASVACRITEIVAKLDPRTGKVLEKNPSFIKQGEVAIVKFKPIKPMVVEKFSDFPALGRFAMRDMGKTVGIGIVIDVKPAKVEIRSK; encoded by the coding sequence ATGAGCGAGAAGAAGCCACACTTGAACTTGATAGTCATCGGTCACGTCGACCACGGTAAGAGCACGCTAGTAGGCCACCTACTATACCGTCTAGGTTACATCGACGAGAAGACCATGAAGCAGCTAGAGGAGGAGGCGAAGAAGAGGGGTAAGGAGAGCTTCAAGTTCGCCTGGATCCTTGACAAGCTCAAGGAGGAGAGAGAGCGCGGTGTCACTATCGACCTAAGCTTCATGAAGTTCGAGACCAAGAAGTACTACTTCACCATCATCGATGCTCCAGGTCACCGCGACTTCGTCAAGAACATGATTACTGGTGCCAGCCAGGCAGATGCTGCGCTCCTAGTCGTATCGGCGAGGAAGGGTGAGTTCGAGGCCGGCATGAGCCCAGAGGGCCAGACCCGTGAGCACCTAATTCTAGCCAAGACGATGGGTATCGAGCAGCTAATAGTGGCGGTTAACAAGATGGACGCCACCGAGCCCGCGTGGAGCAAGGAGAGGTATGAGCAGATAGTGAATGTCCTAAAGAAGTTCATGAAGACGCTAGGCTACAAGGTCGACCAGATACCATTCATCCCTGTATCCGCGTGGACCGGTGACAACCTAATCGAGCGCAGCCCGAACATGCCATGGTACAACGGCCCAACGCTAGTAGAGGCCCTAGACATGCTACAGCCGCCGAAGAAGCCAGTTGACAAGCCACTACGCATCCCAATCCAGAACGTCTACAGCATACCTGGCGTTGGTACTGTGCCAGTCGGCCGTGTTGAGACTGGCGTGCTAAAGGTAGGTGACAAGGTCGTCTTCATGCCACCGGGTGTCGTCGGCGAAGTCAGGAGCATTGAGATGCACCACGTGAGGCTAGACCAGGCTGAGCCCGGCGACAACATTGGTTTCAACGTAAGAGGCGTATCCAAGAAGGACGTCAAGCGTGGCGACGTAGCTGGCCATGTTGACAACCCACCCACCGTCGCAGAGGAGTTCACTGCTAAGGTGTTCGTAATCTGGCACCCAACAGCAATCGCGCCCGGCTACACGCCAGTAGTACACGCACACACCGCCAGCGTCGCCTGCAGGATAACTGAGATCGTAGCCAAGCTAGACCCAAGGACTGGTAAGGTCCTAGAGAAGAACCCAAGCTTCATCAAGCAGGGTGAGGTCGCCATCGTCAAGTTCAAGCCGATAAAGCCAATGGTAGTCGAGAAGTTCAGCGACTTCCCAGCGCTAGGCAGGTTCGCAATGAGAGACATGGGTAAGACTGTCGGTATTGGCATCGTGATTGACGTGAAGCCTGCAAAGGTCGAGATCAGGAGCAAGTAA
- the rpsJ gene encoding 30S ribosomal protein S10: MAAVPMARIKLWSPDVQSLNDVAQKIVSIAKRMGVEVRGPIPLPTKRLVVATLRLPHGEGSKVWDKWELRIHSRLILVRLDERLMKELMRIRVPENVHIEIKVPRARPR; the protein is encoded by the coding sequence ATGGCCGCAGTACCCATGGCTCGTATCAAGCTCTGGAGTCCCGACGTTCAGAGTCTGAACGACGTTGCCCAGAAGATAGTGAGTATAGCCAAGAGGATGGGCGTAGAGGTGCGTGGACCCATACCATTGCCGACAAAGAGGCTGGTAGTCGCTACCCTAAGGCTGCCCCACGGTGAGGGCTCGAAAGTGTGGGATAAGTGGGAGCTAAGAATACACTCCAGGCTAATCCTAGTAAGGCTAGATGAGAGGCTAATGAAGGAGCTGATGAGGATCAGGGTGCCCGAAAACGTACACATAGAGATAAAGGTGCCACGTGCACGTCCACGTTAG
- a CDS encoding peroxiredoxin, with the protein MPLQIPSIGERFPEMEVMTHKGKIKLPDYFVQQGKWFVLFSHPADFTPVCTTEFVAFAKRYEDFKKINTELIGLSIDSTFSHIKWVEWIREKLGVEIPFPVIADATGEVAKKLGLIHPSHAPTVTVRAVFIVDNKGVIRAILYYPTEAGRNVDEILRLVHILQISDKYGRAIPANWPNNELIGDNLIVPPAATEQEAQERLKQFKCYDWWFCYEDRATPEEKEFARKALRRVAKCE; encoded by the coding sequence ATGCCCCTCCAGATACCCTCGATCGGCGAGAGATTCCCAGAGATGGAGGTAATGACACACAAGGGTAAGATCAAACTACCAGACTACTTCGTCCAGCAGGGCAAGTGGTTTGTACTCTTCAGCCACCCCGCCGACTTCACACCGGTATGCACCACCGAGTTTGTCGCCTTCGCAAAGAGGTATGAGGACTTCAAGAAGATAAACACGGAGCTCATCGGCCTAAGCATCGACAGCACATTCAGCCACATCAAATGGGTCGAGTGGATACGCGAGAAACTAGGCGTAGAGATACCATTCCCAGTAATCGCCGACGCTACTGGCGAGGTAGCGAAGAAACTCGGCCTAATTCACCCAAGCCACGCTCCAACCGTCACAGTACGCGCAGTCTTCATAGTCGACAACAAAGGCGTAATCCGCGCAATACTATACTACCCGACCGAGGCTGGCCGCAACGTAGACGAGATACTGAGGCTCGTCCACATACTACAGATTAGCGACAAGTATGGCCGTGCAATACCAGCAAACTGGCCAAACAACGAGCTAATAGGAGATAACCTCATCGTACCCCCAGCAGCCACCGAGCAAGAAGCACAGGAGCGCCTCAAACAGTTCAAATGCTACGACTGGTGGTTCTGCTACGAGGATAGAGCAACACCCGAAGAGAAGGAATTCGCTAGAAAGGCTCTACGCCGCGTCGCCAAGTGCGAGTAA